A region from the Aphis gossypii isolate Hap1 chromosome 1, ASM2018417v2, whole genome shotgun sequence genome encodes:
- the LOC126553846 gene encoding uncharacterized protein LOC126553846 encodes MSLSAGDRERFERALKRNIIKRDQAVEQFSILMGLVNTAKTDESGISILQPRIDDIEILITDVRLYQDAILDQLIELDRDSEFPTVHNPVGKIALDHYYAIKAISVELGINNRNITPTPTTHNIQLPKIQLPSFDGQIIQWRSFRDTFTSLVHDNSQLSQIQKFHYLLSAVSGSAATTVKSVPLTDANYPIVWQSLNDRFDNKRVLLGAHMDALFRISPMKTESLGELKHFLTTFQENISALKALEIDDFPGFFMFYIASRVLDPVTRQAFEFEYHAADVPTFDMLADFVQIRCQVLQNSYQVSSTNTGHKTHPKPKVSLATSSTTESLKCVLCKSTHMLYQCPKFLQQNVKQRFRLVKTNRVCTNCLGTSHKTSECKSTYTCRHCASKHHSLLHMDTAQARKNSSPTNRGIGVSQSIPLPSAMSTPIVSDTVGSTPFVGTSSSKTNVVLGTAVIRIRNNCGQLSPVRVLIDTGSQISVITTACVARLCIKRCHSNTAVMGLSQMSVSTTKGSTKCTIIPRHSATPEIYCEPVILSRITGPMPTVQLPSKIRTTYSQLLFADPYFDVPGQIDFLLGADIYPYILGPSCQVLHTPNCPSAFETHLGWIIVGQSCVDSHTPPVSLLLAPEPSIDHLIQQFWTVEEPVNTNNLFTIDQQCEDHFLRTTTRDSTGRFSLALPFNNDASCLGNSHDMAISRFYNLERKLLKDPLVYDHYRLFMLEYEQLGHMKLASRPGKYYIPHHAVVKRNGAKMKLRVVFDASAKSSSGKSLNDLLHVGPKLQTDITDLLHRCRFNHYIFTADICKMYRQIKINTEDCQYQHIFWRATPLEPLRDYELTTITYGLTSSPFQAIRVLHELEQNDGHLYPSTRDVLSTQTYVDDILTGRNSITDLLKLQDEVTQLLLRGGFELKKWSSNSTELLSKIPLDDQVNSLSFDPKDDVGIKILGLHWQPATDTFSYHTSSIPPIYTKRSVLSTIAKLYDPLGALAPMIFWAKCFMQLLWQGGLNWDDNCHQIYLTYGNNILRSCIWFQIAELIPNCQWRHVASESNPADCVSRGLFPSQVPNHHLYWQGPQFLKLPESDWPTTCFQLMPASQLPEYSDSTKACLMTLPRMKSNGSHVFHRCAVCKESWSSFIAL; translated from the exons atgtcTCTGAGTGCAGGCGACCGAGAACGATTCGAACGTGCATTAAAacggaatattattaaacgcgATCAAGCTGTCGAGCAATTTTCAATTCTAATGGGTCTTGTGAATACTGCTAAAACCGACGAGTCCGGAATTTCGATACTACAACCGCGAATAGACGACATtgaaatcttaataactgatGTCCGTTTATATCAAGATGCTATTTTAGACCAGCTTATCGAACTCGACCGCGATAGTGAATTTCCGACAGTACACAATCCGGTAGGGAAAATCGCATTGGACCACTATTACGCTATTAAGGCTATTAGTGTTGAACTTGGCATAAACAATCGTAATATTACTCCAACTCCTACGacacataatattcaattaccaAAGATACAATTACCGTCGTTCGATGGACAAATTATACAATGGCGATCTTTCCGTGATACCTTTACGTCGTTAGTGCATGATAATAGTCAGTTATCACAGATTCAAAAATTCCATTATCTGTTGTCCGCCGTATCTGGTTCAGCGGCTACAACGGTTAAATCAGTTCCGTTAACCGACGCTAATTATCCAATTGTATGGCAAAGTTTGAACGATCGCTTCGACAATAAACGTGTCCTTTTAGGTGCACACATGGATGCACTATTTCGAATTTCTCCCATGAAAACCGAATCTCTCGGGGAGTTAAAgcattttttaactacattcCAAGAAAATATATCAGCATTAAAGGCACTTGAAATTGACGATTTCCCaggtttttttatgttttatattgcaTCTCGTGTACTAGATCCCGTTACTCGCCAAGCATTCGAATTTGAATATCACGCCGCGGACGTACCTACATTTGATATGTTGGCAGATTTCGTACAGATTCGCTGCCAAGTGTTACAAAATTCGTATCAAGTGTCAAGCACTAATACCGGACACAAAACCCATCCTAAACCAAAAGTATCATTAGCTACTTCATCAACCACGGAATCATTAAAATGTGTGTTGTGTAAATCAACCCATATGTTGTACCAGTGTCCAAAATTTTTACAGCAAAACGTGAAACAACGTTTTCGCCTTGTGAAAACAAACCGCGTGTGTACAAATTGCTTAGGTACGTCCCATAAAACGTCAGAATGTAAGTCTACATACACTTGCCGCCACTGTGCGTCCAAACACCACTCATTACTGCACATGGATACAGCACAAGCGCGGAAGAATTCATCTCCTACGAATAGGGGTATCGGTGTTAGCCAATCCATACCTCTGCCCTCCGCTATGTCTACACCAATTGTATCCGATACGGTTGGCAGTACGCCGTTTGTGGGGACATCAAGCTCGAAAACAAACGTAGTACTTGGTACAGCCGTTATACGCATACGTAATAATTGTGGACAGTTATCTCCCGTCCGTGTGCTCATTGACACAGGATCACAAATATCCGTAATCACTACTGCTTGCGTAGCACGATTGTGCATTAAACGTTGCCATAGTAATACCGCGGTAATGGGGTTGTCCCAAATGTCAGTATCCACGACCAAGGGATCAACTAAGTGTACTATAATACCACGCCATTCCGCCACGCCCGAAATTTATTGTGAACCTGTAATTTTATCTAGGATAACCGGGCCGATGCCAACCGTCCAACTACCTAGTAAAATTCGTACCACCTACTCACAGTTATTGTTTGCAGATCCGTACTTCGATGTACCCGGTCAAATTGACTTCCTGTTGGGCGCGGATATATATCCATACATACTCGGACCATCTTGTCAGGTATTACACACACCAAATTGTCCGTCCGCATTCGAAACACATTTAGGATGGATTATAGTGGGCCAATCCTGTGTTGACTCACATACTCCGCCCGTATCCTTGTTGCTAGCGCCGGAGCCTTCGATAGACCATTTAATACAACAGTTTTGGACCGTCGAAGAGCccgtaaatacaaataacttgTTTACAATCGACCAACAGTGTGAAGACCATTTTCTTCGTACGACAACTCGAGACAGTACGGGTAGGTTTTCACTAGCATTACCATTTAACAACGATGCATCTTGTCTCGGTAACTCGCATGATATGGCGATATCGAGGTTCTATAACTTGGAACGCAAACTGCTGAAAGACCCGTTGGTATACGACCATTATCGGTTATTTATGTTGGAGTACGAACAGTTAGGTCATATGAAACTCGCGTCAAGGCCGGGAAAATACTATATTCCGCATCATGCAGTGGTTAAGCGAAATGGAGCAAAAATGAAACTCCGAGTAGTATTCGACGCCTCTGCCAAGTCATCTTCAGGGAAGTCCTTGAACGATCTGCTCCATGTTGGCCCCAAACTACAAACAGATATAACTGATTTGCTACACCGCTGTCGTTTCAATCACTACATATTTACAGCAgacatttgtaaaatgtaccgccaaataaaaattaatacagaaGATTGTCAATACCAGCACATATTTTGGCGTGCAACACCATTAGAACCGCTACGTGACTACGAACTTACGACAATTACTTACGGACTCACGTCGTCTCCGTTTCAAGCGATTCGTGTGCTGCATGAATTAGAACAAAACGACGGACATCTTTACCCGTCAACGAGGGATGTTTTGTCAACACAGACATATGTAGATGATATCCTTACTGGTCGTAATAGTATCACAGACTTACTTAAATTACAAGATGAGGTCACACAGCTACTACTTCGAGGTGgttttgaacttaaaaaatgGTCGTCCAATTCTACAGAACTCCTGTCTAAGATTCCTCTTGACGATCAAGTTAATAGCTTATCATTCGATCCTAAGGATGATGttggaataaaaatacttggaTTGCATTGGCAACCAGCCACTGATACGTTTAGTTATCATACTTCATCAATACCtccaatttatacaaaaagatCAGTGTTGTCAACAATTGCAAAACTATACGATCCTCTTGGGGCTCTTGCTCCTATGATATTCTGGGCCAAGTGCTTCATGCAATTACTCTGGCAAGGCGGCCTTAATTGGGACGATAATTGCCACCAAATTTATCTGACTTATGGGAACAATATTCTTCGGAGTTGCATATGGTTTCAA ATCGCCGAACTTATACCAAATTGCCAATGGCGTCATGTTGCCTCTGAGTCGAATCCCGCAGATTGTGTATCAAGAGGGCTATTTCCATCTCAAGTTCCTAACCACCATCTCTATTGGCAAGGTCcccagtttttaaaattgcctGAATCTGACTGGCCAACTACATGTTTCCAACTCATGCCAGCTTCACAGTTGCCGGAATATTCGGATTCGACGAAAGCATGCTTAATGACGTTGCCCCGAATGAAGTCGAATGGTTCTCACGTTTTTCATCGTTGCGCCGTATGCAAAGAGTCATGGTCATCATTTATCGCTTTATAA